The Diceros bicornis minor isolate mBicDic1 chromosome 24, mDicBic1.mat.cur, whole genome shotgun sequence region ttcattgctagtatTTAGAAGTAGAATTGGTTTTTGTGTTAACCTTCCTCCTTGCTAAATtcgcttattagttctaggaagttttttgttattattttgattctttgggatttttctttgtagacaatcatgtcttcTCTGAATAgggacagttttctttctttccgtcTGTGtggtttttaaaacttatttctttttcaagccttattgcactagctaggaCTTTAAgtacaggagtggtgagagtggacatccttgctttCTGATCTTAGGCAGAAaggagtttttcaccattaagcgTGATGTTAGGTGTAGGCTTTTgcagatgctctttatcaagttaaaTAAGTTCCCGTCTATTTCTagtcttctgagagtttttaaaatcatgaatggctgttgaattttgtcaaacgctttttgCATCAACtgatatgatcatgtggttttactttttagattgttaatatggtgtattaaaTTGATGTGCTTTTCAAATGATGAAACAGCTTTGCATTCCAGGTTTAAATTCTACTTAGTAATTATGTATTAATCTTTTtatgtattgctggatttgatAATAATTTGTtgcagatttttgcatctatgctcatgagggatattggtatatagttttcttttttgcactatctttgtctgattttggtattgaTATAACGTTCTCAGAGGGCAATTTGTCAATTGTAACAAAAAGTCTTAGAAATGTGTGCGCCCAAGGattccacttctaagaatttatcttaaggaaataattagaaattctCATTACACCCAGACTTTGGGTTCAGACAGACTTGGATTTAAATATGTAGGCATCGTCTTACTAACTGCTTAAATTCTGTGGGTCTGTTTCCTAATCTGCAGAATGAGAATAAGAGGATCAACCTCACAGAGTTGCATTAGATGAGACAATTCACACACAGTCCCCAACACAGAGTAAATGGTAGCTCTTGGTATTGTTATACTCTCCAGCCTCTGTAGTCTGTCCAAACGGAAAGACATCATCTTTGCTCCCATATTAGCTCCTACTTTGAATCTCCTGATTAGTGGGTATTCGGTCTCCTCATGCTTATATTAGGTGTGCTGGGCGCTGGGAACGCAAAGGCAAAAAAGATACGgtccctgccctcacggagctgAATCTATTAGACAGACACAGGCGCAAACGAACCAATAATATGCAATGTTAACAGCGTTATAATGGGGCGTCTGCCCAAGGTGGGCGCGCACTCCGAGCGTCTGTGTCAGGAGACCGGGCGGTCACCGGAGCTAGGGGACCAGGAATGATGTCAGCAACTTCTCCAGTTTAGCCTCGAGTCGCGGTGGGGGGCGTAGAAAGACCGGCTGTTTCCACAGCAACCGCACTAGCCACCCTCTAGAGACCTCAAGCGTCACCTTTGTTCTGCGTCTGAGAAACCAGGAAAGGCCACTTCCCGTCCTCGGGCTCCGCCGGCGCCCGGACACTGGGCTGTACCCGAACAACTCGAGCTCTAAATTTCTGATTGGCTCAGGCAGATAGAGGGGGCGGGAAGTGGCAGCGAGGGGCGTGGCCCGCAGTCTCCCGCACTGGAGTTTTCCTCGCAGAGCGGAAGCCGACCTCGACGTCCCCGGAAGTGCAAACCCAGAgttcggacaggtgtggattccGCCGGCAAGGCGGCTCTTTTAGAGATGCCAGGAGCCGCGGCCAAGGGCTCGGAGTTGTCCGAGAGGATCGAGAGTTTCGTAGAGGCCCTGAAGCGGGGCGGCGGGCCGCGCAGCTCTGAGGACATGGCTCGGGAGACGCTGGGGCTGCTGCGCCGGATCATCACGGACCACCGCTGGAGCAACGCAGGTGAGGCGGGCCTAGCTCCATCGCGCCCCTCGTCGCTTTCCGTTCCCGATCCTCAGCGCGCGTTTGCCCTGCTCACCCTCTCTCTCTTGGACCGCAGAGGAGCTCATGGAACTGATCCGCAGAGAGGGCCGGAGGATGGCGGCCGCGCAGCCCTCAGAGACCACTGTGGGCAACATGGTGCGGAGAGTGCTCAGGATCATCCGGGAGGAGTATGGCAGGTCAGGCCCACGTCCTGGGCTCTGGGTTGGACCCACTGATGCTTTTTGCACGAGCCCCCTCCCTGCTTGGAGCCTTTATTGGAGCTGAGCAGCCCCTGTTACTTAAATGACCACAcctcctccccagctccctcTTTGGGTCTGGTTGCCTCCCGTAGACTCCACGGACGCAGCGACGAGAGCGATCAGCAGGAGTCCCTGCACAAACTCTTGACATCTGGAGGCCTGATCGAGGATTTCAGCTCACATTATGCCCAACTCCAGTCCAACATCATTGAGGCAATTAATGAGCTGCTTGTGGAGCTGGGTAAGAGTCCTGATCGTCGGCTGGACAGTACAGGTTGcaggcagatgaggaaacagaggactCTGGAAGTTGTTCATTAGTAGAGATGGGAGATAACCAGTCCTATGGTTCTCAGAGGTTTGTTCTCCATCCTGACTAGGGAGGGTTGGAACAGGTGGCAGGACTAAGATAACCCTCTCTACATTTCCTTACAGACTAACGCTTTATAGATTGCAAGTCCACTATGGCAGAGACTCGATTAGGGaagagctttatttttattttaaagagatgAACCCCCGAAAACCACAATTAATAGATCCTCCTTCACTGAACTTCCTCTTGAatttttatacatacatacataacacCTCTATTCCCCTTGTCCTCATGACCCAGGAGACCTGCAGATATTCATTACAATCCGAGATCCCCAGGGGAGGAAGAGGCTGGGTCTGTCTGTGCACTGAGCTGCTGCTCCCAAATTCCTCCCCTGTTTTTCTTCTGTGGCCTTCCTCGCAGAAGGAAGTGTTGTGGCCACCTTTTGGAGGAAGAGTTCTTTTAGGGGGAAGCTCTGTTTACCCTACTCTCGGCGCTTTAGGATTTCCCAGATTGGACCATTTCTTGCTTGAATTTATTGTCTTCAAAGTCAATTGTAAGGAGCTGGTATAGTGGCAGGGGGCCGGGGGGGACTTGGTGAGTAGGGTACTGCTGGGAAAGAGGGCAGACTGAGAACTTGGGAGGTAGAAGATCCCAGAGGAGCAGGACTTTTAAGGAAACGTGACCTTTCACATTAAATCCATTAAGCCTCTGTTACTGCGGTCAGGTAGGTGGGCAGTCTGTGTGATGGACACATGACACATGTCCCTTTCTGTCTTCTGTCATGTCTGTTCATGATGTAGCATGGCAATTTCATATTTTCCTTGCAAAACTGACTGTTCTTACAGAAGGGACAATGGAGAACATTGCAGCTCAGGCTCTGGAGCACATCCACTCCAATGAGGTGATCATGACCATTGGCTTCTCTCGAACTGTAGAGGCCTTCCTCAAAGAGGCTGCCCGAAAGAGGAAATTCCATGTCATTGTGGCAGAGTGTGCTCCTTTCTGCCAGGTAGGGGGACTGCTGGGGttgttaagaaaaatgaaaaatgaggagAGAATAAAGGAAAGATAGATGGGGGCCATACCAACTTTGGATTGATAAGCAAGACATTGAGAAGATAAAGTAAAACATTAAGGGAATTTTCAAGTTGTTcatcctgtgaacattcttaaaCATTGATTTGAGAAAATTAGGTGAACTGCTGAATCACAGAAAAGATAAATATCGGTTCTTTTAGGAATCAAAATAGGGTAAATTACCTTGGGGATGACTGATGCTtggtctgacctcactcaatccCTAGGTAGATAATAGTTCTCAAAAAAGGAAATATGTAAGGATGCAGGATGTTGTAAAATAATGAGCCAAGAGCTAGCTTGTCAGCTATGTCTGATTATGCAAGCAAGTAGTATTTCCAGTTTTGTGGCTGCTCTAGTGCTGCTATGGAGTATTAAACAGTTATTAGCTTCTCCTGGGCTTCCCTGCAGCTCACCAGAGAATACCTCGCATAGGCAGAACAATGGGTTATCTGTTGGAAATCGTGTGTTGGAAGTGCTCCGTATCACAGAATTCCCCAGGTGCAGTTACATTTGCAAGGTCTTTCACTCTCTCTAGCTCTTTGTCCCAGCATCAGCCTCTCTCTCCTATTGCAGGGTCATGAAATGGCAGTCAATTTGTCCGATGCAGGAATTGAGACAACTGTCATGACCGATTCTGCCATTTTTGCAGTTATGTCAAGAGTCAACAAGGTGAGTGTATTTGGAGTTATATTATGTTGAATTCATGAAGATGATACTTCTGAAATAGTGGTTTCCCCCCCTATAATATccatgagaaaagaagaaagcttcTAGCACCTTTTGAAAATACACACTTGGGCTTTTTAGTCTATTAATTGAATTTCTTTTCCCGTTATCTGTATCCTTGTTCCTCACTTGGAATagccttttttttggtgaaagctTTGGAAAGAATGAAGTAGGACTAAGCTAAGCGTGTCAGCTGCTAGGGATCGGGTAGAGGGCTCTGCCTTATGCTCAGAGAGCTTGCTGGTGGTGGATGTGAATAGAAGGGCTCCCAGCTTCTCAGGATGTGTGGCATATAGAGTTCCGGAAAAGCCAGGGCTAAGAGCAATAGGTATTGGGATTTTTGGTCTCGTACTATGTTCATTCTTTCCATGGGAACCCACTCTTATGCTAGAATTTGCGGTCCTGAGCCTAGAATCCCTTTCCCTCTACTGGTGTGTGACTCCCCAGGATGCCAAGACTGAGGCCTGTGCATTCAGGCTGTTGTGCCCAATGACTCTTTTATGGCTCTATCCCCGGGATGGCTCACATTTTTCTTCTGGTCCCAAAGGTGATCATTGGCACAAAGACCATCCTAGCCAACGGTGCCTTGAGAGCTGTGACAGGAACGCATACTCTAGCATTGGCAGCAAAACACCATTCCACCCCCCTCATCGTCTGTGCTCCTATGTTCAAGCTTTCCCCACAggtatgtctgtctgtctccagcTGGTTTCGAGTCTGCCTCTAGCCAACAGAGAGAAGGAAGCCCAAGCGTAGGCTTAAACTCTGGGCTTTCAACTTGCTTGCTCTGCGGCTTCTCTTTATCTGCATTTACTCAATGAATTAGACCCAGTAGAGGCTGTAAAAAGCCACGGAAGTCTTGATCCAGGAAAAACAATGGATAGTTACAACTGTCAGCTTTAGGAAGTCGAAATTGTAAGGTCAGGCCAGTGCATAGTTGGAGAAGCCCATTTGTTTACCTTGCCACCACTCCCTGTCACCCTGGCCATTTCTGAAAATGCCAAGCAAGTTGAAACGGGAACAcagaatcagttttatttgtcGTAGTTCCGGGGACTATCCTCTGTAGCCTGAATACAAGCAGTTACTAAGTGAAGAGCCATTGCATCAGTGATAGAAactatttgctttaaaaatatcaggtctcttttttttttaattgaggtaaaattcatgtagcacaattaaccattttaaaatgtacagttcagtggcatctGCTACATTCATGGCATTGTGCAACTACCACTCTCTAGTTTCAAAACTTTCTCCTCATCCCAGAAAAACAGTCCGTATGCACTAAGTAATCACTCCCTAATCTCCATTCTCCCCGTCTCCTAGTAAACTctaatttgctttctgtttttatggatttgcctatttttgatATGTCatagaaaaagaattatataatACGTGCCCTTTTGTTTCtgaattctttcacttagcgtaatgttttggGGGTTCATCTGACTTGTAGCAcagtattttgttcctttttatggctgaataatattctattgtatggatataccacaggtTCTTTaaacattcatctgttgatggacattttgggttttttctgtcttttagcttttgtgaataatgctgctataagcatttgtgtacaagtttctgtgtgcacaagtgttttttatttctcttcggtagatacctagaagtggaattgctgggtctctcttttttttaaatttttccttttccagttccCCAATGAAGAAGATTCATTTCACAAGTTTGTGGCTCCTGAAGAAGTCCTGCCTTTCACAGAAGGTACAgaagttgtgtgtgtgcatgtgcacatgcacgtgtgtgtgtgttggtctTTTTGATTTGGTTTTTGTGGTCACTGGAGTTGAATGCTCTCAGGTTGTGCTTTTTATCATATTTCCTGTGGGGATGTTTTCTTGAGCAGCTTAGAGTACCTGGGGACCTGATAGTCCACATTCATTTTATTCTGACACTAATACATTTTAGCTGAGTTATTGGGGCCATGGTGGGGGAGATCACTTAGCATTGACTGGGTTTGGCTTTGCACCTTGTTTGAGACACAGGCAACAACCCAATGGGAAAATGTACTTGTTCTCAGTTGCCGTAAGGAATCATTTTGGTGACTTGGCTGCCAAAGGAAGCAGGCTCTGAAGTGTTCCTATTTATAAAACTTGCCTGTGGCCTGGATACCTTTGTGTGTTGGGGTCCTTCTCTCTGACTTCTTCTGAATCAGCAGCTTTGCTCAGTGAGCTTGCTGCCTCATCAACAGTTAACATGGCCTTAAACATGCTCCGGGAGCAAAGCATAGTACTTGGGGTGCCAATTCTTCTTGGATGTTCAATAACTTCATCCATTTATCCAAACATTGattctttcaagaaatatttctatCTGTTGAGCACCCGCAGTGTGTCCAGCACTATCTAGCACTAGGGATGTAACAGTGAGCAACAGATAGGCTCTGCTCCCACGGAGCTTATGTTCCGTTGCAGAAGACAGACAAGGAAATGTCAGGTCATGGGATGTTTTAGGAAGACAACAAATAAGGATGATGTGATGGAAAGTGGCTAGGAGACTGCCTTAGACTGGAGAAGGGTCTTAATGAGATGACATTTCAGTTGAGTCCTGAATGAATAGAACCCACTATGTGAAGATGAAGGAAAGAGTTTTCCAGGCGTTGGAGCAAAGGGCCTGAGTTAGGTACATGCTTAGCCAGTTGGAAAAAGATGGCCATATGTCTGGAGAGTAATGAGCAAGGAGAGTGGTACAAATTATAATTAGTGTAGTGCAGTGGGAGGGGCCAGATCTTGAAGGTTGCAATTccaagtttgaattttattctaagggCTGTGGAAAGGCGCTGGAGAGTATCATGATCTGAAGTCATTTCTTCTGGTTTGCGTTTTGCTGCAGCTTTCCTTCCTTGGCGTAGCAAGTGTGCCTGCATTACTGAGCCTAGAATCTATATGCTACTTAATTATGAGGGCAGGATCCTCAGTTTTATCTTTAGCACGTGTGATTGCCTTTCAGGGGACATTCTGGAGAAGGTCAGCGTTCACTGCCCTGTGTTTGACTACGTCCCCCCAGAGCTCATTACCCTCTTTATCTCCAACATTGGTGGGAACGCACCTTCCTACATCTACCGCCTGATGAGTGAACTCTACCATCCTGACGATTATGTCCTATGACCACCACTCGTCCTAAGCAGAAGCTGCTTAGGCAAACACAGAATGGAGAGGAGGCTTCAGTGCTGCTGCTGAAACACATCTTCCTTGTAATGGGGGAGTGAACTGGAGTCAACCTAATAAAACTTGATGCTGTTCCCTGCCTCTTTAGTCATCCCATAACAAGGACGCACATCCAGGACTGTTTCTTGCCTTTCAGGTCTTAGCAGAGCAACAGGTCCGACCTATTGATTTTAGAGCCTCTTAGTGACCTGAGGCATCTGTTTCAGGAACTTAAACTTTCTGGTTTAGTGGTGTGTTAAACATAACACTGAATACCTTGCTGGGATACAGGTTTTTGCTCAGAAATGGCTACTACACCTTTTCCTAGGCTGTGCCAATAAATGCTGCTCGAAGGTTCCCAAGTTGGTTTATTTATTGTTCTGCTCTGATTGAACTGcctgaaacagcagcagcagagccCTTTTCATGTTTTCATAGAGGGCTGTAAGGAGGTAATGGTCTAAAACAGAGAAGTGCAAATGGAAGTATTTACAGTTTCCTTTATAATTCACTGGAAAGGGTCTCAAACAACTTGCTAGTagtctaagacagtggttctaGAACTTCTCTGATCTTAAGAATCATCTGGaagcttaaaaaaatacacaatctTGGGCTCCATTCCAGACCTAGTTTAtctgatcttgggtgggaatctgtttatttttatttatttatttattttggtaaggaagatcagccctaagctaacatctgatgccgatcctcctgttttttttttgccgaggaagactggccctgagctaacatccgtgcccatcttcctctgctttatatgggatgctgccacagcacggcgtGACacgtgtctgtgcgtgcccgggatccgaacccgcgaaccctggtccgccgaagcagagtgcatgcacttagcagcttgtgccaccgggcaggccccaggaatctgtttaaagctccttagaAAAGGACCCTCTCATGTACTGTTAAtaggattgtaaattggtacaaactCTTTTAGGGCAATTTTGAACCTGCACTTCTAGAATTATTTGTATACGCACACAAAGATGTAGACAAGAATGTGCATTGTAGCAGCTGTAATGTCACAGCATAAGTGTGCATCAATAGCATTTTGCATTCtgttaattaaaaacaaaggtttTTAAATAAGTATGACATACTGTGAAACAATATGTATACACTGCAATCAAGGTTTCAAAAGGGTGGCTTGAGGGCAGTGTCTGGATTGACATTTTGGTTGGTTCACCCAGTATTTAATTTGAATTAGTtaccaatatttaaaaatctggagATTGCACATTAAGCAAATGGagattttttgcttctcttgaaaACTCAGAAGATTTGGCGATGCTGCACGCATATTCCCAAATGGCAGCCCTTGGCTGTGGTTGAGTAGCTTCTGATTCCATTAGATGGAAAATCTCCAGTTTTCCGCAGTTCCTCCCACGTCCATTTAACTCATTTATGTTGTCTGCTTAACCTCCATAGGAATCTGAATTGTGACCCTCATGTTGACAGAGTGGAATAGATTTGTAAGGAAGtccattttaatttctgttaATGAAAAACAAGCTGGGGAAAAACCAAGCTACAGAGCAATATGCGTATGACCCTTACTTcattacaacaaaacaaaatgtgcACATGTGTAGGATAAAACTACAGAAGAATAACTTCAAACAGTACCAGCAGGAGGACGTCGTCTAACTTGATTTAGTAAGTTTATGTAGTGTTCCCATGTTTTACGTGTACTACATTAGTAATTATGTTTTCAAAAAGTCTCCCTGGGTAATCCAGATGATCTGCCGTGTTTGGGAAGTACTGGTCCAAAGCAGAGGTCTGAGGTAGACTTGAGGGTGCAGAGGAACCTCTGGGATGCTTGTCGCAAAGGCTGCCTCCTGCCCCTTGGGGCAGTGTGTAGGGTGGCGGGAGGGAGTGCTGGGAGTCTGCACGTTTAGCAGTAAGCACttcaagggatttttttttaatttttatttatttatttttttcccccaaagccccggtagatagttgtatgtcatagttgcacagccttctagttgctgtatgtgggacgcagcctcagcatggccggagaagcagtgcgtcggtgcacgcccaggatccaaacccgggccgccagcagcggagcgcgcgtacttaaccgctaagccatggggccggcccctccaaggGATTTTAACAGGAGATTTGATAACCACACTCCAGTAAACCCTGGCCAGAGGTGGGCTATGAGGGAGAAGCCTCTGCTCTGTGATACCTCCTTGAGATAGATCTTTGCCTTAGGGCTCTTGTCTTCCCCAAGAgggacaaaacaaaacagcagagGGTCAGTCTAAAACACTGACCTAAACGCTCTTTGACTCAGACGATCCTGACTCACTCAGGCCTCAGTCTGTCCATTATTTCCTAAAGCATCTAAGACCCCACGCTTTCTCAGTGAAGTGGCTTATAGCTACCAATTATGAGCAATTATCTCCTGAAGGCACCAATTCTAACAGCAATTCACTTGGGGACAATTGTGTGGTTTGGAGTAAGAGCAGCAGTGAGTCAAGGAATTTAAATCTGTTTTTGGCTCCAAAAACACTTTATGATACTTGTCCTTTGTGCATCTTAGTCTCTGGGT contains the following coding sequences:
- the EIF2B2 gene encoding translation initiation factor eIF-2B subunit beta isoform X3, which encodes MPGAAAKGSELSERIESFVEALKRGGGPRSSEDMARETLGLLRRIITDHRWSNAEELMELIRREGRRMAAAQPSETTVGNMVRRVLRIIREEYGRLHGRSDESDQQESLHKLLTSGGLIEDFSSHYAQLQSNIIEAINELLVELEGTMENIAAQALEHIHSNEVIMTIGFSRTVEAFLKEAARKRKFHVIVAECAPFCQGHEMAVNLSDAGIETTVMTDSAIFAVMSRVNKVIIGTKTILANGALRAVTGTHTLALAAKHHSTPLIVCAPMFKLSPQFPNEEDSFHKFVAPEEVLPFTEGDILEKVSVHCPVFDYVPPELITLFISNIGGNAPSYIYRLMSELYHPDDYVL
- the EIF2B2 gene encoding translation initiation factor eIF-2B subunit beta isoform X2, translating into MPGAAAKGSELSERIESFVEALKRGGGPRSSEDMARETLGLLRRIITDHRWSNAEELMELIRREGRRMAAAQPSETTVGNMVRRVLRIIREEYGRLHGRSDESDQQESLHKLLTSGGLIEDFSSHYAQLQSNIIEAINELLVELEGTMENIAAQALEHIHSNEVIMTIGFSRTVEAFLKEAARKRKFHVIVAECAPFCQGHEMAVNLSDAGIETTVMTDSAIFAVMSRVNKVIIGTKTILANGALRAVTGTHTLALAAKHHSTPLIVCAPMFKLSPQFPNEEDSFHKFVAPEEVLPFTEGLWKGAGEYHDLKSFLLVCVLLQLSFLGVATRVIAFQGTFWRRSAFTALCLTTSPQSSLPSLSPTLVGTHLPTSTA
- the EIF2B2 gene encoding translation initiation factor eIF-2B subunit beta isoform X1, producing the protein MPGAAAKGSELSERIESFVEALKRGGGPRSSEDMARETLGLLRRIITDHRWSNAEELMELIRREGRRMAAAQPSETTVGNMVRRVLRIIREEYGRLHGRSDESDQQESLHKLLTSGGLIEDFSSHYAQLQSNIIEAINELLVELEGTMENIAAQALEHIHSNEVIMTIGFSRTVEAFLKEAARKRKFHVIVAECAPFCQGHEMAVNLSDAGIETTVMTDSAIFAVMSRVNKVIIGTKTILANGALRAVTGTHTLALAAKHHSTPLIVCAPMFKLSPQFPNEEDSFHKFVAPEEVLPFTEGLWKGAGEYHDLKSFLLVCVLLQLSFLGVARDILEKVSVHCPVFDYVPPELITLFISNIGGNAPSYIYRLMSELYHPDDYVL